A stretch of the Bdellovibrio sp. 22V genome encodes the following:
- a CDS encoding MinD/ParA family protein, translating into MRNMNVFDMYRTRTISVTSGKGGVGKTTLVANLALSLAQKGKKVLILDGDLGMANVDILFGVKTCGNVHDIISGRKEMKDILTEVSKDVFLIPGGSGVVEFNNMNHFERRAMVEAVSSLPLGFDYLLIDTAPGIAENVLFLNSAAQTVSVVITPDPASFADAYALIKVLNKQYKVNRFSIICNQVKDEAEGLSLYQRFNDVVNKFLYIGLDYWGSVPNDVVLRKANQMQRLIVRHDIGAESSKAIRQICNHVEKSSKQIETTGGMQMFWDQVVGFA; encoded by the coding sequence ATGAGAAACATGAATGTCTTTGATATGTATCGCACTCGCACTATCAGCGTCACTTCAGGAAAGGGCGGCGTGGGTAAAACAACTCTCGTTGCCAATCTGGCATTGAGCCTGGCGCAAAAAGGCAAAAAGGTTTTGATTCTGGACGGGGATCTGGGCATGGCCAACGTAGATATTCTTTTCGGCGTAAAAACGTGTGGAAATGTTCACGATATTATCTCTGGCCGAAAAGAAATGAAAGACATCCTGACGGAAGTTTCTAAAGATGTCTTTTTGATTCCCGGCGGAAGCGGCGTTGTTGAATTCAACAATATGAATCACTTCGAGCGTCGTGCGATGGTAGAGGCTGTCAGTTCTTTGCCGTTGGGATTCGACTATTTATTGATTGATACAGCTCCGGGCATTGCCGAGAACGTTTTGTTCCTTAACTCCGCGGCGCAAACAGTTTCTGTAGTGATTACTCCCGACCCTGCCAGTTTCGCGGATGCTTACGCTTTAATCAAAGTTCTTAATAAGCAATATAAAGTGAATCGTTTCTCCATCATTTGCAATCAGGTGAAAGACGAAGCGGAAGGTTTGAGTCTTTATCAGCGTTTTAATGACGTCGTAAACAAATTCTTGTACATCGGTTTGGATTACTGGGGATCGGTCCCCAATGACGTGGTTCTTCGCAAGGCCAATCAAATGCAGCGTCTCATCGTGAGACATGATATCGGCGCGGAATCGTCCAAGGCGATTCGTCAAATTTGTAATCATGTCGAGAAATCTTCAAAGCAAATAGAAACGACCGGCGGCATGCAAATGTTCTGGGATCAGGTCGTTGGATTTGCCTAG
- a CDS encoding FliA/WhiG family RNA polymerase sigma factor, with translation MGKNAALLKKYKEEPRKLAANQKDDLIKEYAPLIKFIAQKIAVRLPSNIELDDLISAGVIGLMDAIEKYDSTRDNKFKTYAEFRIRGAILDELRAQDWVPRSIRDKAKLLDKTMVQLEADLGRSPTDEEVAKALNVSIDEFHDLVNQVRPVSLLPIDQATTFSNTDKKSIMDILEGSRTNSPFNQLNVKNIKEVVAQAIEELPERQRLVLSLYYYEDLNLKEIGQVLRVTESRVSQLHAQAVARLRAKLAATIGAGELEVA, from the coding sequence ATGGGGAAAAATGCGGCATTGTTGAAGAAGTACAAAGAAGAGCCACGTAAGCTTGCTGCCAATCAAAAAGATGATCTAATTAAAGAATACGCGCCCTTGATCAAATTCATTGCTCAAAAAATCGCGGTTCGTCTTCCCTCTAATATCGAACTTGACGATTTGATTTCTGCAGGTGTGATCGGTTTGATGGATGCCATCGAAAAATACGATTCCACACGCGATAACAAATTCAAAACATACGCTGAATTCCGCATCCGTGGTGCTATTCTTGATGAACTCAGAGCGCAAGACTGGGTGCCGCGTTCTATTCGTGATAAAGCAAAACTTCTTGATAAAACAATGGTGCAATTGGAAGCGGACTTAGGCCGTTCACCAACCGACGAAGAAGTGGCAAAAGCATTGAATGTCAGCATCGACGAATTCCATGACCTTGTGAACCAAGTTCGTCCTGTCAGCCTTCTGCCTATTGATCAGGCGACAACGTTCAGCAACACTGACAAAAAATCCATCATGGATATTTTGGAAGGTTCGCGCACAAACAGTCCGTTTAATCAATTGAATGTAAAGAACATTAAAGAGGTCGTTGCGCAAGCGATCGAAGAACTTCCGGAAAGACAACGTTTGGTTCTTTCTCTTTATTACTATGAAGATCTAAATCTTAAAGAGATCGGACAAGTTCTACGTGTGACAGAGTCACGCGTATCTCAGCTTCATGCTCAGGCCGTTGCACGCCTTCGTGCAAAACTTGCGGCAACAATTGGCGCCGGTGAACTAGAAGTCGCTTAA
- a CDS encoding transporter substrate-binding domain-containing protein gives MKAIWVLILIVLHTLLSFAETSTTTETPLKDITFITMEIPPFMSESMPEQGAATYAMKETFKKLGYNFKVRFVPIMRTRTVGFDPSVTGFFPSFKDDDFLRGMVLSKTVYDTPWVIVERKDKPIHWEKPEDLAKYKGGNVNGYTIRSLLRTVHKQKKLNLETAPNDALNVLKLANKRVDYIFIDAGVFKFLAAADPRVKQVADSLQINPKIVMMNHYGAAFKTDPANQKIMEEFNKHADSTEFTLLVEKYFREKMK, from the coding sequence ATGAAAGCAATATGGGTTCTAATACTTATCGTTCTCCATACTCTTCTTAGCTTTGCAGAAACATCGACCACAACTGAGACACCACTTAAAGACATTACTTTTATAACTATGGAGATTCCACCGTTCATGAGCGAAAGCATGCCCGAACAAGGAGCTGCGACTTACGCGATGAAAGAGACATTTAAGAAACTCGGCTATAACTTCAAAGTGCGCTTTGTTCCTATCATGCGAACTCGTACGGTCGGATTCGATCCGAGTGTCACTGGATTTTTCCCTTCGTTTAAAGATGATGATTTTCTGCGCGGAATGGTTCTTTCCAAAACTGTTTATGACACGCCTTGGGTGATCGTTGAAAGAAAGGACAAACCTATCCATTGGGAAAAGCCGGAGGATCTTGCCAAATACAAAGGCGGCAACGTCAATGGTTATACAATTCGTTCGCTTCTAAGAACTGTGCACAAACAGAAAAAACTGAATCTGGAAACGGCCCCGAACGATGCCCTCAACGTTTTGAAACTGGCGAACAAACGTGTGGATTATATTTTTATTGATGCCGGCGTTTTCAAGTTTCTGGCTGCCGCGGATCCTCGAGTTAAGCAAGTCGCCGACAGTTTACAAATCAATCCCAAGATTGTGATGATGAATCATTATGGCGCCGCTTTTAAAACAGATCCAGCCAATCAAAAAATTATGGAAGAGTTCAACAAACACGCTGACAGCACCGAGTTCACTCTGCTTGTCGAAAAATATTTCCGCGAGAAAATGAAATAA
- a CDS encoding thioredoxin family protein, producing MSHPLFSAMNMEQLRPATFDQRLSENANDLVAVFFWGHDCPNCEVAKKMLFQDVELVTALRFKWFHVNTYEDFDLATRFGLHGIPTFLFFYQGKKLGKISPFPGMEPFMVALRDLKSKYSP from the coding sequence ATGAGTCATCCCCTGTTCTCTGCAATGAACATGGAGCAGCTTCGTCCCGCGACATTCGATCAGCGTCTTTCTGAAAATGCTAATGACCTTGTCGCCGTTTTTTTCTGGGGTCACGATTGCCCGAATTGCGAAGTCGCGAAAAAGATGCTTTTTCAAGATGTGGAGCTTGTAACAGCATTGCGTTTTAAATGGTTCCATGTAAATACCTATGAGGATTTCGATCTTGCGACTCGTTTTGGGCTGCACGGAATTCCGACTTTTCTCTTTTTTTATCAAGGCAAAAAACTTGGAAAAATTTCGCCTTTTCCTGGGATGGAGCCGTTTATGGTCGCTCTTCGCGATCTCAAATCGAAATATTCTCCTTAG
- a CDS encoding RNA polymerase factor sigma-32, with amino-acid sequence MAKTKAKTSTPKSKTSKEKAEPASSKAASTRGAKKKVEPRNVVAEIVEDPHHEDVHPSTEAEKAYAVSNADEDLDINESLEDSKSLAIAGSSKAITSADPLVMYLNEIRRYKVLSKEEETAIAKRYFESKDPEAAQALVKANLRFVVKIAAEYSKFGAKMIDLIQEGNVGLMHAVREFNPYKGARLITYAVWWIRGYIQEFLMRQYSMVRIGTTQNQRKLFYQLQKEKEALDAMGIEPNTALISSRLGIPEDEVRDMAMRMSGRDLSLDRPIDEDSGTSLGDMQRDSSQQPLDEVLAKEEQLEILKKKIEEIRPELSEREKIILDERILNDDPLTLQEIGEKYKITREAVRQMEVRVMKKIKAKMEEDDK; translated from the coding sequence ATGGCAAAAACCAAGGCAAAGACCTCCACCCCGAAAAGTAAGACGAGCAAAGAAAAAGCGGAGCCCGCTTCTTCCAAGGCCGCGTCTACTCGCGGAGCCAAAAAAAAGGTGGAGCCTAGAAACGTCGTCGCCGAGATCGTTGAAGATCCTCACCACGAGGACGTTCACCCCTCTACGGAAGCCGAAAAAGCCTATGCCGTTTCTAACGCCGACGAAGATTTAGATATTAATGAGTCGCTGGAAGACTCGAAATCGCTCGCCATTGCGGGCTCTTCAAAAGCGATTACTTCGGCCGATCCATTAGTGATGTATTTGAACGAAATTCGTCGCTATAAAGTTCTTTCGAAAGAGGAAGAGACGGCCATTGCAAAACGCTATTTTGAATCCAAAGATCCTGAGGCCGCGCAAGCTTTAGTCAAAGCCAACTTGCGTTTCGTCGTCAAGATTGCGGCGGAGTATTCTAAATTCGGCGCAAAAATGATCGATCTCATTCAAGAGGGCAACGTCGGGTTGATGCATGCGGTTCGCGAGTTCAATCCTTACAAAGGAGCCCGCCTTATCACGTATGCGGTATGGTGGATTCGCGGTTACATTCAAGAGTTTCTGATGCGTCAGTACTCAATGGTGCGTATTGGTACGACTCAAAATCAAAGAAAACTGTTCTATCAATTGCAAAAAGAAAAAGAGGCGTTGGACGCCATGGGTATTGAACCCAACACCGCTTTAATCAGCAGCCGTTTGGGAATTCCCGAAGATGAAGTTCGCGATATGGCGATGCGTATGTCAGGCCGCGATCTGAGCTTAGACCGTCCTATTGATGAAGATTCAGGAACAAGCTTGGGAGACATGCAGCGCGATTCTTCGCAACAGCCTTTGGATGAAGTGCTTGCGAAAGAAGAGCAGCTCGAAATTCTTAAAAAGAAAATTGAAGAAATCCGCCCTGAGCTTTCCGAGCGCGAAAAAATCATTCTTGATGAGCGCATCTTGAATGACGATCCTCTGACCCTGCAAGAGATCGGCGAGAAATATAAAATCACTCGCGAAGCCGTTCGCCAGATGGAAGTTCGCGTGATGAAAAAGATCAAAGCCAAAATGGAAGAGGATGACAAGTAA
- a CDS encoding polyhydroxyalkanoic acid system family protein, with amino-acid sequence MPKFTIDHQSTQNVEEAYQKIKEFLSNDQDIRRFDPKIQCSFNESAKSAALKGSQFKADMAVVSSGTGCKVSVTVDLPLMLTPFKGKVQETLQRKLAKYLA; translated from the coding sequence ATGCCGAAATTTACAATCGATCACCAAAGCACTCAGAATGTGGAAGAGGCTTACCAGAAAATTAAAGAATTCCTTTCAAACGATCAGGATATTCGACGCTTCGACCCAAAGATTCAGTGCTCTTTTAACGAGTCCGCGAAAAGTGCGGCGCTAAAAGGTTCGCAATTTAAGGCCGATATGGCCGTTGTTTCCTCTGGCACGGGTTGCAAAGTCTCTGTCACGGTGGATCTGCCGTTGATGCTCACGCCGTTCAAAGGTAAAGTCCAAGAGACCTTGCAAAGGAAATTGGCTAAGTATCTAGCCTAG
- the aspS gene encoding aspartate--tRNA ligase, with translation MKFVKELKRTNYCGSLGLPQVGQKVVLMGWVDVRRDHGSLVFIDLRDREGIVQVVLDPNKAETSAAKNLRGEFVLAVEGVVRARPEGMKNAKIKTGEVEIEATRCEILNESAVPPFQTDDDNVNEMLRLKYRYLDLRSPRLTRHLMVRHKVAQLVRRFLSENGFIEVETPILYKSTPEGARDYLVPSRVNPGHFYALPQSPQTLKQLLMISGYDRYFQIARCFRDEDLRADRQPEFSQIDMEMSFIDQEDIMQMNEKLLRTIWKEIKGVDVGDIPRMTYQEAMDRYGIDKPDTRFGMEIKDLKAVVTGSGFKVFDDVLSRGGIVRGIAVPKGGTFSRGQFDKLTEVAKRGGAKGLVWIKSEADGTYSSPVSKFFNNEKLAEIFKTVGAQSGDAALVVADEFDTACASLSTLRLHLGKELNLIDTSKDKFLWVIDFPLLEYSPDEKRWVARHHPFTSPKDEFAQDLLNNNEAVLGKMLAKAYDLVCNGYEMGGGSIRIYRNEIQQAMFRLLGMSPEETQHKFGFFLEALKYGTPPHGGIAWGMDRLVMLLCETDAIREVIAFPKTAKATDLMADCPSEVSRDQLAEVGVRLSNLAEKHLEDLKKS, from the coding sequence ATGAAGTTTGTAAAAGAGCTAAAACGAACAAATTATTGCGGAAGTCTAGGTCTTCCCCAAGTAGGACAGAAAGTTGTCCTTATGGGGTGGGTGGATGTTCGCCGAGATCACGGCAGCTTGGTTTTCATTGATCTGCGTGACCGTGAAGGGATTGTGCAAGTCGTTTTGGATCCTAATAAAGCAGAAACTTCGGCGGCAAAAAACTTGCGTGGTGAATTTGTTTTGGCTGTCGAAGGTGTTGTTCGTGCCCGTCCTGAAGGTATGAAAAACGCAAAAATCAAAACAGGTGAGGTCGAAATCGAAGCCACTCGTTGCGAGATTTTGAATGAATCTGCCGTGCCTCCTTTCCAAACGGATGATGACAACGTCAACGAGATGTTGCGTTTGAAGTATCGTTACTTGGATTTGCGTTCACCGCGTTTGACTCGTCATTTGATGGTTCGTCATAAAGTGGCACAACTCGTTCGTCGTTTCCTTTCAGAGAACGGCTTCATCGAAGTTGAAACACCGATCCTTTATAAATCGACTCCGGAAGGCGCGCGTGATTACCTTGTTCCTTCGCGTGTGAACCCAGGACACTTCTATGCTTTGCCGCAATCACCGCAAACATTGAAACAGCTTTTGATGATTTCCGGCTACGACCGTTACTTCCAAATCGCGCGTTGCTTCCGCGACGAGGACTTGCGTGCGGACCGCCAGCCTGAGTTCTCTCAGATCGACATGGAAATGTCTTTCATTGATCAAGAAGATATCATGCAGATGAATGAAAAACTTTTGCGCACGATCTGGAAAGAGATCAAAGGCGTCGATGTGGGCGACATTCCTCGTATGACATATCAAGAGGCCATGGACCGTTATGGTATTGATAAACCAGATACGCGTTTCGGCATGGAGATCAAAGATCTGAAAGCCGTGGTCACAGGTTCTGGCTTTAAAGTTTTCGACGACGTTTTATCGCGTGGTGGAATCGTGCGTGGTATCGCGGTTCCTAAAGGCGGCACGTTCTCTCGCGGTCAATTCGATAAATTGACGGAAGTTGCGAAACGGGGCGGAGCAAAAGGTCTTGTCTGGATCAAGTCCGAAGCAGATGGCACGTACTCGTCTCCGGTTTCGAAATTCTTCAACAACGAAAAGTTGGCGGAGATTTTCAAAACCGTCGGTGCACAATCTGGCGATGCGGCTTTGGTCGTTGCGGATGAGTTTGATACGGCTTGTGCTTCGCTTTCGACTTTGCGTTTGCACTTAGGTAAAGAGTTGAATTTGATCGATACATCCAAAGATAAATTCTTGTGGGTGATCGACTTCCCACTTCTTGAGTACTCTCCGGATGAAAAGCGCTGGGTCGCTCGTCACCATCCGTTTACGTCTCCTAAGGACGAGTTCGCACAAGATCTTTTGAACAACAACGAAGCCGTTTTAGGCAAGATGTTGGCAAAAGCGTACGACCTTGTTTGTAACGGTTACGAAATGGGTGGCGGAAGTATTCGTATCTATCGTAACGAGATTCAACAAGCGATGTTCCGTCTTTTGGGTATGAGCCCGGAAGAAACTCAGCACAAGTTTGGTTTCTTCTTGGAAGCTTTGAAATACGGAACACCTCCGCATGGTGGTATCGCATGGGGTATGGACCGTCTTGTGATGTTACTTTGTGAGACGGATGCGATTCGTGAAGTGATTGCATTCCCGAAAACGGCGAAAGCGACAGACCTGATGGCGGATTGCCCAAGTGAAGTCAGCCGTGATCAGTTGGCGGAAGTCGGTGTTCGACTCAGCAACTTGGCGGAAAAACATCTCGAAGATTTAAAGAAGTCCTAG
- a CDS encoding DUF4097 family beta strand repeat-containing protein, with translation MFKKILFGIGALFFVLTGGLILIMGYVFNNPDSVFNAFHSVTDKLMQGQKYEENGEFFLQGISKLGFETRNVEIDVQTHNGPTLKVLLEGKVPRFEQGPFILQTADSESVNIRFQEPLASHWIQMNVNGQEVTQDSNAKLKAHVYLPSSFKGHILISTRSGNIKLSLPEQELYELDLQTVSGKIDNTLVAKAAPGVSPDQVGHIKVTSEEGSITVEPSH, from the coding sequence ATGTTTAAGAAAATTCTGTTCGGTATAGGCGCTTTATTTTTCGTCCTCACGGGAGGACTGATCCTTATTATGGGATACGTCTTTAACAACCCCGACTCCGTTTTCAATGCTTTCCATTCCGTGACGGACAAACTGATGCAGGGTCAGAAATATGAAGAAAATGGAGAATTTTTTCTTCAAGGTATTTCCAAGCTTGGTTTTGAAACCCGCAACGTCGAAATCGACGTCCAGACACACAACGGTCCCACTTTGAAAGTCCTCTTGGAAGGAAAAGTTCCGCGCTTTGAGCAAGGTCCTTTCATTCTACAAACGGCTGATAGCGAGTCTGTGAATATTCGTTTTCAAGAACCTCTCGCAAGCCACTGGATTCAAATGAACGTGAACGGCCAAGAGGTCACGCAAGATTCCAATGCGAAACTAAAAGCACATGTTTATTTGCCATCATCGTTTAAAGGACACATCTTGATTAGCACCCGCTCAGGCAATATCAAGCTGAGTCTGCCCGAACAAGAGCTCTATGAGTTGGACTTGCAAACTGTTTCCGGGAAAATTGACAACACTTTGGTGGCGAAAGCCGCGCCCGGCGTTTCGCCTGATCAAGTCGGTCACATCAAAGTGACTTCAGAAGAAGGCTCCATCACCGTGGAACCTTCACACTAG
- a CDS encoding DUF1266 domain-containing protein, with the protein MQRILPETALEMKMMCLGAAFIEENQVLDELFQVVGSDLIDGQELSEEQREQILNEIGEYFFRLDMNYGPDIKADCIEILEDFWGVRDTKSAEQTLENIRTQGHRTKFNVLRSVLPADGSMDAVSLDKFKQIFCFDFEDSQNLQMSDEDYRKLAQWIQRTNKYLKEAGILGWDAARYVQLVRLSFVAGYLDDNQAWAAVLKLAPLVEGHFTTWMEFSQSFLIGRTFWSGSDDPQVKGICEKLLGHPASPWQFISWT; encoded by the coding sequence ATGCAACGAATTCTGCCAGAAACAGCGCTTGAAATGAAAATGATGTGCCTGGGTGCCGCTTTTATTGAAGAAAATCAAGTTCTTGATGAGCTGTTTCAAGTGGTAGGGTCCGACTTGATAGACGGTCAGGAGCTTTCCGAAGAACAGCGCGAGCAGATTCTTAATGAAATAGGCGAGTACTTTTTCAGACTCGATATGAACTACGGTCCAGATATCAAAGCCGACTGCATCGAAATTCTCGAAGATTTCTGGGGCGTGCGCGATACCAAATCCGCAGAGCAGACTTTGGAAAATATTCGCACTCAAGGTCATCGCACAAAGTTCAATGTTTTGCGATCCGTTCTTCCTGCAGATGGAAGCATGGACGCCGTTTCTCTTGATAAATTTAAGCAGATTTTCTGTTTTGATTTTGAAGACAGTCAGAATTTACAGATGAGCGATGAAGATTATCGCAAGCTTGCTCAGTGGATTCAAAGAACGAATAAATATCTTAAAGAGGCGGGGATTCTCGGTTGGGATGCCGCTCGCTATGTGCAACTTGTGCGCTTAAGTTTTGTGGCGGGATATCTGGACGACAATCAAGCTTGGGCGGCGGTTTTAAAACTGGCTCCTCTGGTCGAGGGTCACTTCACAACCTGGATGGAATTTTCGCAAAGTTTTCTTATCGGTCGAACATTCTGGTCCGGCTCCGACGATCCGCAAGTAAAAGGCATTTGTGAAAAACTTCTGGGGCATCCGGCAAGTCCTTGGCAATTTATCTCTTGGACTTAA
- a CDS encoding rhomboid family intramembrane serine protease, with protein sequence MESALSSWKVVRATWLTQRPHRFAWFVAAWSVFLILLASTFYWNNYLGAAEWMPASFQAVFKQGQYWRLWTTLFAHADLGHLLSNSLLFFIFGYFLNGYFGVLVFPLAALVFGGITNALVLSTYPPTVKLIGVSGVVYWMGGMWLVLYLLLDKQRTWVQRILRSVGVALGVFMPSTAFDPQISYQAHFVGFLLGIVCGFLYYFLRRKTFAAAVVTETHYEEPEVKIEKAETEWDN encoded by the coding sequence ATGGAATCCGCGTTGTCTTCCTGGAAGGTCGTTCGTGCGACTTGGCTTACACAGAGGCCTCATCGTTTCGCGTGGTTTGTTGCCGCGTGGAGTGTCTTTCTTATTCTATTAGCGAGTACATTTTATTGGAACAATTATCTAGGCGCCGCCGAGTGGATGCCGGCTTCTTTTCAAGCTGTCTTTAAGCAAGGTCAATATTGGCGATTGTGGACGACTCTTTTTGCGCACGCCGATTTAGGGCATCTTCTTTCGAACTCACTTCTCTTTTTTATTTTTGGATATTTTTTAAATGGTTATTTCGGAGTGTTGGTTTTTCCTCTGGCGGCTTTGGTTTTCGGCGGTATCACGAATGCTCTAGTACTTTCCACTTATCCTCCCACCGTGAAACTGATTGGTGTATCAGGGGTTGTTTATTGGATGGGCGGGATGTGGCTTGTTCTTTATCTGCTGCTGGATAAACAGCGAACATGGGTGCAGCGAATTCTGCGCTCGGTGGGTGTCGCTTTAGGTGTTTTTATGCCGTCCACCGCATTTGATCCGCAGATCAGTTATCAAGCGCATTTCGTAGGATTTCTGTTGGGAATTGTTTGCGGATTTCTTTATTACTTCCTGCGCCGAAAAACTTTTGCGGCCGCTGTCGTGACTGAAACCCATTATGAAGAGCCGGAAGTAAAAATCGAAAAAGCCGAAACCGAATGGGACAACTAG
- a CDS encoding ATPase, T2SS/T4P/T4SS family: MISAAKKLYDYIQEDIQKLPLNEFMLSPEEAQTLRSQKVSQIILKHTERADAPVKNRLLQELNHWGPLSELFQDEEITEIIVNGPDKIWLEKNGRLTQHPDFFFSDLSFRNCVDRICHEAKTHITKEHPSADGSFLDFRLSLIGADLTQASVHLSLRRHPKNPWTFSKLAERSWCSDEKLSVFRELIDKRKNILVIGSTGSGKTSVLNSFLNLLPDNERLVVIEDTPEIALPNKASMKLLTREDPQGVLPSVDQTQLVKRSLRLRPDRIVMGEIRGAEAKDFLMALATGHSGSLGTLHAQDAAQALIRLEMLIQMGAPQWSLQAIRRLIQLSLDYVVVTTRASDGQRKFAGLYRICSLEENGFLLEKEN; this comes from the coding sequence ATGATTTCCGCAGCCAAGAAACTCTATGATTATATCCAAGAAGATATTCAAAAACTTCCCTTGAATGAATTTATGCTTTCTCCGGAAGAAGCACAGACGTTGCGTTCGCAAAAAGTCAGTCAGATTATTTTAAAGCACACGGAGAGGGCGGATGCTCCGGTCAAGAACCGCCTTCTGCAAGAGCTAAATCACTGGGGCCCCTTGTCTGAGCTTTTCCAAGATGAAGAGATCACAGAAATCATTGTTAACGGGCCTGACAAAATCTGGCTTGAAAAGAACGGCCGCCTGACCCAGCACCCTGACTTCTTTTTCTCTGACTTGAGCTTCCGCAACTGCGTGGACCGAATTTGCCATGAAGCGAAAACACATATCACTAAAGAGCATCCCTCTGCCGACGGAAGCTTTCTGGATTTTCGCTTAAGCCTTATCGGGGCAGATCTTACGCAAGCTTCAGTTCACTTGTCATTGCGACGGCATCCTAAAAATCCTTGGACATTTTCTAAACTCGCGGAAAGATCGTGGTGTTCTGACGAAAAACTTTCTGTTTTTCGCGAGCTGATTGACAAGCGCAAGAACATTCTTGTTATCGGTTCAACAGGTTCCGGCAAAACGTCCGTGTTAAATTCATTTTTAAATCTGCTTCCCGATAACGAGCGGCTTGTCGTGATTGAAGACACGCCTGAAATCGCTCTTCCGAATAAAGCCAGCATGAAACTTTTAACTCGGGAAGACCCGCAAGGAGTTTTACCCAGCGTCGACCAAACTCAGTTGGTGAAAAGATCTTTGCGTTTGCGTCCCGATCGTATTGTGATGGGTGAAATTCGCGGTGCTGAAGCCAAAGATTTTTTGATGGCTTTGGCGACGGGCCATTCTGGAAGTCTCGGGACTCTTCATGCGCAGGACGCGGCTCAAGCATTGATTCGTTTGGAGATGCTGATTCAGATGGGAGCTCCGCAATGGAGCCTGCAAGCGATCCGTCGTTTGATTCAGCTTTCTTTAGATTATGTTGTTGTCACGACACGTGCTTCAGACGGTCAACGCAAATTTGCCGGACTTTACCGGATTTGCTCTTTAGAGGAAAACGGCTTTCTTTTGGAAAAGGAAAACTAG
- a CDS encoding pilus assembly protein, translated as MKNFLLLFFLTIPAFAQPKKLLLALGDSRRITVSGNSSVWIQDRDILKAEGAGSSLVIRGLREGTTLIKTGSDTFYVQVVHPTKTNAFAAFEAHVKNIVGLQATLAEGDLLISGQLYRFQDWLKLRSLALDHTVTYQMRAMLAPAVKAAAERYFENLFERTKLPPQTVLFEPHAEVRVNANEVLVKRYQKILAPFGIHVLRDETSLDIAPTIKVQITVAEIRKDFSLKYGLRWPSSYSAQVLQNGEVEGSNLPFDLTALEGNGTAKILASPNILCRSGKEAEFLAGGEFPIKIMNYKIQDIVWKRYGILLRVKPKADSAGRISLSIDTEVSTLDKSTAVDDIPGVLTNRVSSHFDLSKPKTIALSGLLKNEDSDKSEGLPFLSRLPILGPLFSSKDFRENRTELVIFVRPTILKDGEESSENPTHLKDGLQ; from the coding sequence ATGAAAAACTTTTTGCTTCTCTTCTTTCTTACTATTCCCGCTTTTGCCCAACCGAAAAAACTTCTTTTAGCTTTAGGCGACAGTCGGAGAATCACCGTCTCTGGAAACTCATCCGTATGGATTCAGGATCGCGACATTCTTAAAGCGGAGGGTGCGGGCTCTTCCCTTGTCATTCGCGGTTTGCGCGAAGGTACGACCCTTATAAAAACAGGTTCGGATACATTTTACGTTCAGGTCGTACATCCGACGAAAACGAATGCTTTTGCCGCCTTTGAAGCTCACGTCAAAAACATCGTCGGCTTGCAAGCGACTCTCGCCGAGGGCGATCTTCTTATCAGCGGACAGCTCTACCGTTTTCAAGATTGGCTTAAGCTGCGTTCTTTGGCTCTGGATCATACCGTGACTTATCAAATGCGCGCAATGCTTGCACCAGCCGTGAAAGCGGCGGCGGAAAGATACTTTGAAAACCTTTTTGAGCGCACCAAGCTGCCCCCGCAAACAGTTTTGTTTGAACCGCATGCGGAAGTCCGCGTGAATGCCAACGAAGTCTTGGTAAAGAGATATCAGAAAATTCTAGCGCCTTTTGGAATCCACGTTCTGCGCGACGAAACAAGCCTCGACATTGCGCCGACCATTAAAGTTCAAATCACAGTCGCGGAAATTCGCAAAGATTTTTCGTTAAAGTATGGTCTGCGCTGGCCTTCGAGTTATTCAGCTCAGGTTTTGCAAAATGGCGAAGTGGAGGGTTCGAACCTTCCTTTTGATCTTACGGCCCTTGAAGGCAACGGCACAGCCAAAATTCTTGCCAGCCCCAATATTCTTTGTCGCAGCGGCAAAGAAGCTGAATTCCTGGCCGGAGGAGAATTCCCCATCAAGATCATGAATTATAAAATTCAAGATATCGTATGGAAGCGTTATGGAATTCTTTTGCGCGTAAAACCAAAAGCGGATTCCGCGGGAAGAATCAGCTTGTCCATCGATACGGAAGTTTCAACCTTGGACAAGTCCACCGCTGTCGACGATATTCCCGGCGTTCTTACCAACCGAGTTTCCAGCCATTTTGACTTATCGAAACCCAAGACGATTGCTCTTTCCGGTTTGTTGAAAAACGAAGACAGCGATAAGTCGGAAGGTCTGCCCTTTTTATCGCGCCTGCCGATCTTGGGGCCTCTGTTTTCAAGCAAGGATTTTCGCGAAAATCGGACGGAGCTTGTTATTTTTGTTCGCCCCACAATTCTCAAAGATGGCGAAGAAAGTTCCGAGAATCCAACACATCTTAAGGATGGACTTCAATGA